GCCACTCTCCCTGGCCTCGGTCGTAGGCGCGCACGGCAGCGTCGAGGGCGGTGAGGGCGGTCTCGGCATCCAGCAGCGGCGTGCTGCCGATATGCACCCGCGTGTCGCCAAGTTGCACCGGGCTCTGCACTTGGGCCAACGGGCCGTTCCACACCTGCAACTGGCCGTCGACCAGGTAATCACGCTGTTCAATGGGCGCCGCCAGGCGGAATTGTTCGGGAATATCGGCGGCGGAGGCTGGAAACAGCTGTGCGAGCAAGTTGCTGGTGGTCATGTCGCTACCCCTGGAATAGTTGCAAAACATGACTAGAGAGTCACCCAACACAGGGCTCTATGGCAAGGCTTGTGCGCTTTCTCCTACGCAGCGCGCTGATCGCCGGTTAAACTGCGCGGCTTTCTTGAAGGAGTTCACATGAGTCACTACCAGCCGGGCATTCTTGCCGCACCGGTGCCGTTGCAGGCACGCCATCTGTTTTTTGCCTTGGATTCCCTGGCTGCCGTACCCGCTGCGCTGGACGCGCTGGTGCAGTTGACCGATTCGGCGGCAGTGGTCGGTTTTGGCGAGCCGCTGGTAACCGCACTGGTTGCACGCATCGACGGCCTACGCAGCTTCCCCTGCCGTCAGTGGGCCCGGCGCGCATAACCCATCTACCCAGCACGCGTTGTGGGTGTGGTTGCACGGTGTAGACCGCGGTGAACTGTTGCTGCGCAGCCGTGCGTTTGAAAAAGCCCTGGCCCCGGCGTTCAGCCTGGTGCAGATGACCGAAGGCTTCCGCTACAAGACCGGTTTCGACCTCACCGACTACGAAGACGGCACCGAAAACCCCCACGACGATGCTGCCGTTGAAGCCGCCCTGACCGACAGTGGCGCCAGCTTCGCCGCGATCCAGCAGTGGCAGCACGACCTCGACGGTTTCGCCGCACTGCCGGCCCAGGAGCGCGACCACATCATCGGCCGCCGCCATGGCGACAACGAAGAACTCGACGACGCCCCTGAATCCGCGCACACCAAGCGCACCGCCCAGGAAAGCTTCACTCCGGAAGCCTTCGTGGTGCGCCGCTCGATGCCATGGGCCGAGAACGGCCAGGCCGGGTTGATGTTCCTCGCGTTCGGTCATTCGTTTGATGCATTCGAAGCGCAATTGCGCCGCATGAGCGGGCTGGAAGACGGGATCGTCGACGGCCTGTATCGCATCAGCACACCGTTGACCGGTGGCTACTACTGGTGCCCGCCGATCAACGCGGGGCGCCTGGACCTGAGTGCACTGGCAAGCTGATCACTCAACCCAAAGCCATAAAGAACGCGCCATGACCCCGACGGTCATGGCGCGTTTTATGGCTGTGTATCACACTGTGTCCCCGGGCCCCTCTGATACACCGCCATGATCTTGCTGGCAGTTCGCGACACAGACCGGATACACGCCTGGCTTTAAATCTGCCTACCAGCTGGCGCACCTACCGCGCCCTGGTTTCTTCAGACAAGCCAGGAGACTCACCCCATGAAGCGTCCTTACGCTGCCCTCGCTGCAACCCTCGCCCTGTCCCTCAGCGCCTTCGCGGCGGTGGCCCATGCCGATGAGGCCAAGCCCCAGGAAAAATGCTTCGGCGTGTCCCTGGCCGGTGCCAACGATTGCGCCGCCGGCAAGGGCACCTCGTGCGCCGGTACCGCCACCGCCGACTACCAGGGCAACGCCTGGGTGCTGGTGGACAAAGGCACCTGCACCCAGATCAAGACCCCCAAAGGCTACGGCAGCCTGACGGAGCAACCGTGATCCAGCGGCTGTTGCCCGAAGCGCTGCTGTTGCTGGTGGCGCGCGTGGGGATCGCGGCGGTGTTCTTCCTGTCGGGGCGCACCAAGGTCACCGGGTTTCTTGAGCTTAAGCCGTCGACCTACACGCTGTTCCGTTCGGAATACGCCTTGCCGCTGATCCCGCCGGAGTGGGCGGCGCACCTGGCGACCTACGCCGAGCACCTGTTCCCGCTGTTGCTGGTGTTGGGGCTGCTGACCCGCCCGGCAGCCGCTGCGCTGCTGGGCATGACGCTGGTGATCGAGGTGTTTGTGTACCCCGATGCCTGGCCGGTGCACCTGACCTGGGCGGGCCTGTTGCTGCCGTTGCTGGCGAAGGGCGGTGGGGCTTGGTCGCTGGATCGCCTGTTAGCGGGCAAACGTTTATCACTTTGATGGAGACTTCTTATGCGCATGCTTTCTTCCCTGGCCCTTGCCGTGGCCATGACTGTTCCCGTACTGGCACAGGCCGCTGATGCGCCGCAGCCCGGCACCGGTAAAAGC
The Pseudomonas poae DNA segment above includes these coding regions:
- a CDS encoding DUF2282 domain-containing protein, which translates into the protein MKRPYAALAATLALSLSAFAAVAHADEAKPQEKCFGVSLAGANDCAAGKGTSCAGTATADYQGNAWVLVDKGTCTQIKTPKGYGSLTEQP
- a CDS encoding DoxX family protein, whose product is MIQRLLPEALLLLVARVGIAAVFFLSGRTKVTGFLELKPSTYTLFRSEYALPLIPPEWAAHLATYAEHLFPLLLVLGLLTRPAAAALLGMTLVIEVFVYPDAWPVHLTWAGLLLPLLAKGGGAWSLDRLLAGKRLSL